The DNA window CTTTCTTCTCTCCCGGAACAGTGCGATCGGCCGGAATTCGCGGACAAGCTGAACATCGGCGGCTCGACCGGCTTGGACTCCTCCGGCATGGACTTGTCCAGTTCCGTTTGCGGCAAAAGCGTCGAACTGGGCCCGGAACAGGCCATCTTCTGCGGCACCACCACGGCTCGGTTGATCTCCAGCGGTCGGTACACCAATCAAGCAATGATCGCCGTTCGGTTAGCGGACGAAAATGACATTTCCCTGGCGACGGTTCTCTGCGATATGCGACGGAAGAAGAAAAAGTAAATCAAGAAAAGTTGTACTCTTTTTCTTATCATACGGACACACATAAACTGTAGAATCATTCAAGATCACCGGAAGGAATGGGTATTGCGAGAGAATGTTATAGTTGGAAAATTGCTCTAATTAGAAAATGTCTGTAGGAAATGTAATTCTGTTTCGGATGAAAGAGGGAAATAAGTAGAAAGAAACGTAAGATCTACAAGAGCCGATATTTATTTCAAATACACACTAATAAGATTGGAGAAAGCAAAACATATAAAAGCACAGGCACCTAGAAGCATCATGTATAGTgaattatagaaataaaactttTAGTGTTAACTTTGACAGCCGCAAAGTGTTTCACTTACGGGACCCTGTCATCAGAAGACGCTCACACGCGGCGTCATCGCCGTACTCGGTTCGTACGATAGCGCAGAGAGCACTTCGTAGACAGTTTTGATCACAACCCTCGGTCAGCAGTGGATCAGCGCTTTTCTGTTTCAGTTGCCAGTATTGTAGTAGATCACTTTCAGAGTTGGCAAGTTTATGGACTAAACCGTCTAACGAGTTGGGGCTGAGATCGTTCAAACCATAGTTGGCCTTGAAAGTGTATTCCTTGAACCAATTGGGTTTACGTGTCGGGTGCTGATTGGCTTCCGTTAGGTTGTATATCCACGTTTCCTGGTCCAAAATTTCCTGCGAAGGTAAAATTGTTATACATCGAATCAAACTAATTATTTTATGACGCACTCACAAAGTTCGTCCGATCAACGTAGAACACCTTATAGTTCGGATTCAGTCGGGAGAACGTCGTGGTCGAACCGCCGTTCCAGGCTACGTTCACTGCCACCGATGGGTCATCTTTTCGGTAGTACACATTGAACTCGTCGACGTGCGAATGACCATTGAACTGACCTTCGATGATGTGGGCGAAACGTTCCACAATCTTTCGATACTCTCGGGTCCATCCGATGTAACAATCGTTGTCGTACGATGGCACATGACCTAATATGTGAACTTTTTCTCCAGCACCCTCCGCCTCCAGCAGAGTATCATGAAGCCATTGAAGCTGCTGAATGAAGTAGTCATTGCTGAACAACAACCACCAATTACGTACGAAACAGAAGTTGTTATTCAGAGCGATCACTCGGTGACCCAATGGACTGAGAACTGTGTAATAGCCGCCATCGGCGAGTGTATCGTTGACCGATTCGTCGCGGAGCCATTCTTCCCACTCGTCCGCGATGTGATCGTAGAGATATTTTGTGTTCAAAACCTCGGGAACATCGTGCGGTGCGAACAGATTTGAAGGATGTGCCTCATGATTCCCCAATGTCGGATAGAACGGGACTCCCGCGAATCGGTCCTTCAGCAGTCGGTATATCCTACTCATAGATTCCTTGTTACTTTCCAGGGTAGTATTCCACGTGAAATGATGGATGATATCACCGGTAAAGTAGATAGCGTCGATTTCCGGATGCTGTGAACGAATCTGATCCACAACGTCAACGACAGCATGCCACGGGGAATCACATTTCCGGTAATCTCCCCAGTAACCGGCTGCGTTGCTTGCATCGGCTGGTTCAAGATCAGGTACCACTCGGCAGCAGGAGCTAGATCCGCACTCGGCGTTGACACCCACCACGTATTCCGGATCCAGGTGAATGTCGGTCAGATGAACGATTATCAACGGACTTTGGTTCGTGGGGTACGAGGAAGAGGTTTTGGACGATTTTAGTTCGTTTTTAGACGAACTTATGTACACCTTAGGATACCGATCGCTGAGAATATCGGAACCGGCTGCGACGCAACCGTTTCCTTGATAGGAAACCTCACACATTCCCTCAGCCGTCGGAATCGTTTCCAGACGCTCCAAAATATAGAGAATCATATCTGCGTTGAGTGAAACTACGCCCTCGCAAACGTAACTTTTAAAATTGTACAGATTACATATATCTTGCGCTATCTTAACGAGATATTCTTTTTCCTTGTTCGCAGAGCGTTTGTAAATTTCCAGAAACGTGTTGCTAGCGGACAAACATGTCAAACACACCTTAGGGCTCTTCGCTTCCAGCATCTCGTCCAGAGCGATTACATCATTCGAATTGATAAGGTCCAACAGTCGGACAAAACTTTCCGAGATTCGATCGGTGCTTTGGTAGCGCTCGAACTCAACCAGGAAGTCGGCTAGATATTTCGCTGTAAAACGAACGGTTcagtattaaaaaaaaacttcggaATTTCGAAGACCTATCTTACCAACATCCACTATTACGGTAGCATGTTCTTGAATGGAATGATCGACCTTGATCAATGTACTACACTGTGTTCCTATCAGGCAGCCAACAAACAACATCAATGGAATCCAACTCATTTTCACAAAACTGGCCACTTAAAGCCGCACCAGAACTAGGCACTCCGTTTTCAACCGTCTCCAATCAGTTTATATATAAGCACACGGTTTCATAATACTGGCGAGCACTTTGGTTAGTAATAGATGTGGTGAATGTCTATCTAATGACAGCTCGGTTTTATCTCGTAAAGATTGTAATGATGATGGAACTCAATATATGGGCActtattcgaaaggtatttcAGCGACTTTCAACGTAGGACTACGGTATTTGTTTAGCATACTGGCTTgggtaatatttcatttttaaaCGAAACGAGAAACAGTATCTTATTGCTATCGCGCGCTCATCCATCTTACTGataactaataaaaaataaaaaaaaaagtttgggcatagggttgccacctctaaTGAGACTTTAAGCCAGAAATGTTTACTGACCTGGAGGTAGACTTCAAGAGAAATATgattacaagcagaattttgaaACATACAGAGTAACAGAGTAACAACTACGACCACGGCTGAATTTTACCCAATTTTactcacattcaccgtagaATGTACTGCTTTAACAACACATAACGATTCAGATTGATTTTTGTCGTTTCTGAGCGATTTATTCGATTTAGTTAGCAATGGAAATTCGCATTCCCTGCCCATCGCAATGAACCCAATTGCAGCAGCCtttctcgctgtggaggataaatCGGAATTCGGATATTCATTACTACAGTTACTAGGTCGGTTCGAACAACGAAGCTAATCTCTCCTTCCAAAAGGCTAACAGTTAAAGACTGCCGCAGAACCTACCAACGACTACAACTTGAGTACCCGATCGTTACTGACCGGACCAGTCAGAAGAGACCACTCACCTTCCCGCCAGCAGATAAGCATCAGCAGCAGTGACTTCATGGTTACAGAACAATAGGATCCCTCACGATGTTCAAGAGCCTCTGTCAAGGCCTGGCACAAAGATATAGAATCGTATGCTACCATAAACACCTTTACACCCAGACCGAGAGGATGTGGAGTTCCCAAGATTCGATTTTTTAGCGTGAGAATTGGTGAGGAATTGACGtaaattcacgtaaaaattgtagagaagggggtttagacatgagccctgggtaagacccatgtagctaaatcgtgagcTAAATcgtgaaaaatgcatgtgttttCTAGACAACAAGTTTGGCAAATAgttgttaaaaattgatgaagaCCATGCTCCGAATGAATGTTGATAGAAGCTGAATCAAAAGCTGTTGAGACCtgcgcaaggcaatcgttcatcCCTTTGCCCATGtagaagccaaattgtgtatccgacagtaagccatttgctttttTTCCGAGGAGGGACAAGACCATTTTCTCGAAAAAACTTTCGGGTACAgtacagcattgcaatcggtcgatacgagttgtggtcggaggctggttttcctggtttctggatggcgatgactctcacttgtctccaatcgtgtgggacaatgttactttcatgaaacttattaaataatttCACTAAGCGTCTCCTGGCAGAGACtagcagattcttcaacaagttgagtttgattctgtctggccatGGGGCTCCACTGAGAGCAAGTGCGAGCTCCACCTACGAAAAAGGTGTTTCATCTCCACGTCTGTTCCGGGGCGGAATACGggcaaaccttcttggcgaaatcgaatatccagtgGTTTGAATATCGCTCTCGTTAGTAGTAGTCAGGCTgcgctcatcgatgtttctcttgttaatccgtcaacgaaccggcgcccgTAACCACGTTTCTTAACTTTCATAAAACTCTTCAAAGCCTCGCGTACTACCGATAGCTAGCGGATAACTCATCGTTCTGGAAGATCTTGTAGGCGGCGGTCTTCTCCGCGGTActgtctgagcactctttgtcccaccattcCGACCGCGAGAGCTCGCGTCTGGTActcgtttagtctgagcttgagtcgcgctgtcgagaattaAGCCAGTCAAGAACCCgcactcttcctccggaggaagctcatGTGTGGACTCGATTTTGCTGGAAATTGATTGCATTCGGTGGCCATGAGccgttagcaatagtaattacgaTTGCCGAATGGTAGCTGCCGTaaggatcagggattaccttccacatgcaatctaagcTTAGCGATGTCAAGCAGAGGAACAAGTCTAACGCGCTTGGGAGCCGGAATTCGTGTCATTCCATTCGTGTTCAAAATGGTAATATCGCTAAGCTGTCGGTGGCCATCTGAGGGTCTAGGGAGAATGTAGGTGGAAGCGATGCATAGGTCATTGACTTTTTTTTCTAACTTGAGAAGCGGCAACTTCATTACCTGGTGTCGAGAAGAgctcgattcgattgaaaggaTAGCACTTTTTGCTTCCCATACGTTCCCTTACTCCGTAAGAGCCGTTTTGATTGAGGTGAATAacattaaaatcgtgaaagttgaGGTCTATTTCTGGAGTAAGCCATGTTTTGCATAATGCAAATTCATCGCattccaaattatttattacatttttaaagaatcgattttaatacttctgcaattccactgtacaACAGCGATCAGATCCGTGACCTAGTTCAATGAATTAGCAATcaatacaatcgctgaaaggagggacCATTTCGCTGCATcaactgcatcaaaaatatttttactgtaAGGAGAAAGCcgatcaagatgcttttaagaggatcaacAGAAATATGTAATGCTTtaaaaatacggtccacaacGTCAGAGAAATTTAGTAAGCCAGCGATTTCTTTCATTCTTTGGCTTCTTTGATATGGGAACATTTGGGTTTTTTGT is part of the Topomyia yanbarensis strain Yona2022 chromosome 1, ASM3024719v1, whole genome shotgun sequence genome and encodes:
- the LOC131684307 gene encoding sphingomyelin phosphodiesterase-like; the protein is MSWIPLMLFVGCLIGTQCSTLIKVDHSIQEHATVIVDVAKYLADFLVEFERYQSTDRISESFVRLLDLINSNDVIALDEMLEAKSPKVCLTCLSASNTFLEIYKRSANKEKEYLVKIAQDICNLYNFKSYVCEGVVSLNADMILYILERLETIPTAEGMCEVSYQGNGCVAAGSDILSDRYPKVYISSSKNELKSSKTSSSYPTNQSPLIIVHLTDIHLDPEYVVGVNAECGSSSCCRVVPDLEPADASNAAGYWGDYRKCDSPWHAVVDVVDQIRSQHPEIDAIYFTGDIIHHFTWNTTLESNKESMSRIYRLLKDRFAGVPFYPTLGNHEAHPSNLFAPHDVPEVLNTKYLYDHIADEWEEWLRDESVNDTLADGGYYTVLSPLGHRVIALNNNFCFVRNWWLLFSNDYFIQQLQWLHDTLLEAEGAGEKVHILGHVPSYDNDCYIGWTREYRKIVERFAHIIEGQFNGHSHVDEFNVYYRKDDPSVAVNVAWNGGSTTTFSRLNPNYKVFYVDRTNFEILDQETWIYNLTEANQHPTRKPNWFKEYTFKANYGLNDLSPNSLDGLVHKLANSESDLLQYWQLKQKSADPLLTEGCDQNCLRSALCAIVRTEYGDDAACERLLMTGSRK